Proteins encoded in a region of the Halothiobacillus diazotrophicus genome:
- the panB gene encoding 3-methyl-2-oxobutanoate hydroxymethyltransferase, translating to MMNTADDVIVPRTIPALWQAKRRKQPITMLTAYDASFARAADEAGIDVLLVGDSLGMVVQGQRDTLSVTLDDMVYHTQLVRRGAPGRLIMADMPFLSDSTVAQALASAGRLLQEGGADLVKIEGGEAKAPIIRALTDAGIPVCAHVGLLPQHVRQLGGYRVQGRDAEDAARILHDAEVLVEAGAVMVLVECVPGPLGTRLATALETPVIGIGAGNGVDGQVLVLHDLLGLNDHPPRFVRDFLRGRGSIGQALTAYVAAVRDRSFPAEHEGYI from the coding sequence ATGATGAACACGGCCGATGACGTGATTGTGCCCCGAACGATTCCCGCCCTCTGGCAGGCGAAACGCCGGAAGCAGCCGATCACCATGTTGACCGCTTACGATGCCAGTTTTGCCCGTGCGGCCGATGAGGCCGGGATCGACGTCCTGCTGGTCGGCGATTCGCTCGGCATGGTGGTCCAGGGACAGCGCGATACCCTGTCCGTCACCCTGGATGACATGGTCTACCACACCCAGTTGGTTCGTCGGGGCGCGCCCGGCCGCCTGATCATGGCCGACATGCCCTTCCTGTCCGATAGCACCGTGGCCCAGGCTTTGGCGAGCGCCGGCCGGCTCCTGCAGGAGGGCGGGGCGGATCTCGTCAAGATCGAGGGCGGGGAAGCCAAGGCTCCGATCATCCGCGCGCTGACCGATGCGGGTATCCCGGTCTGCGCCCATGTCGGGCTGCTGCCGCAGCATGTGCGCCAGTTGGGCGGCTATCGGGTTCAGGGTCGGGATGCCGAGGATGCCGCGCGTATCCTGCACGATGCCGAGGTTCTGGTCGAAGCGGGCGCCGTGATGGTACTGGTGGAATGTGTCCCCGGCCCGCTGGGTACCCGTCTGGCGACCGCCCTGGAAACGCCGGTGATCGGCATCGGTGCCGGGAACGGCGTGGATGGTCAGGTGCTCGTCCTGCATGACCTGCTCGGGCTCAACGATCATCCGCCGCGGTTCGTGCGCGATTTTCTGCGTGGACGCGGTTCCATCGGTCAGGCGCTGACGGCCTATGTGGCGGCCGTCCGAGACCGCAGCTTCCCGGCGGAGCACGAGGGCTACATCTGA
- the folK gene encoding 2-amino-4-hydroxy-6-hydroxymethyldihydropteridine diphosphokinase, whose product MADRAGMKPDEVVSTIALGSNLGHPVEQLGRALQALDCLPQTSVLKRSKLYANPPMGPQDQPDYVNAVALLVTRLSPGELLGALKALEQAAGRYATRYWGERVLDLDILTYGDQTIDQPDLTVPHPGIAERRFVLEPWAEIAPEAALPDGRRIVDLLAAAPVHALRVIPDAHGG is encoded by the coding sequence ATGGCAGATCGTGCAGGCATGAAGCCCGACGAAGTCGTGTCGACGATTGCGCTCGGGAGCAATCTCGGTCATCCGGTCGAACAACTGGGCCGGGCGCTCCAGGCGCTGGACTGCCTGCCGCAGACGTCGGTGCTCAAGCGATCTAAACTGTATGCGAACCCGCCGATGGGGCCGCAGGATCAACCCGATTACGTGAATGCGGTCGCGTTGCTGGTCACCCGGTTATCTCCGGGAGAGCTTCTGGGGGCGCTCAAGGCCCTGGAGCAGGCAGCCGGACGCTACGCCACCCGATATTGGGGCGAGCGTGTGCTGGATCTGGATATTTTGACCTATGGCGACCAGACGATCGATCAGCCCGACCTGACCGTGCCGCATCCGGGGATTGCCGAGCGACGCTTCGTATTGGAGCCCTGGGCGGAAATTGCGCCGGAGGCCGCGTTGCCGGACGGTCGCCGGATCGTCGATCTGCTGGCGGCGGCGCCGGTGCATGCGTTGCGGGTCATCCCCGACGCCCACGGCGGCTAG
- a CDS encoding Nif3-like dinuclear metal center hexameric protein, with protein MIHRSDLVAFCDDVLASSGSPDYAPNGLQVEGRERIAHIVTGVTACQELIDVAIDLRADAILVHHGFFWKNEPAPIVGMKYRRIAALIKHDINLIAYHLPLDRQPEFGNNAALADQLGLTERRLFGAQELAVAGTLPDSCTVDDLTARLTEVLGRPPLVVGPTNRPLRQIGLCTGGAQDYIGDAAALGLDAYISGEISERTTHVAREEGIVYFAAGHHATERDGVRLLGDRIASQFDVRVTFVDIDNPV; from the coding sequence ATGATTCATCGATCAGACCTTGTAGCTTTCTGCGACGACGTGCTGGCATCGTCGGGCTCGCCAGATTACGCGCCCAATGGCCTGCAGGTGGAAGGACGCGAGCGGATCGCCCATATCGTGACCGGCGTTACGGCCTGTCAGGAGCTGATCGACGTGGCGATCGATCTGCGTGCGGACGCCATCCTGGTGCATCATGGCTTCTTCTGGAAAAACGAGCCGGCACCCATCGTCGGCATGAAATACCGGCGGATCGCAGCGCTGATTAAGCATGACATCAATTTGATTGCCTATCATTTGCCGCTCGATCGTCAGCCCGAATTCGGCAACAATGCAGCTCTCGCGGATCAATTGGGCCTGACGGAGCGCCGTCTGTTCGGCGCGCAGGAACTGGCGGTGGCGGGCACCTTGCCGGATTCCTGCACGGTCGATGATCTGACGGCGCGCCTGACCGAGGTGCTCGGGCGCCCGCCGCTGGTCGTCGGGCCGACGAATCGGCCTCTGCGACAGATCGGCCTGTGTACCGGCGGCGCGCAGGACTACATCGGCGATGCGGCGGCCCTGGGGCTGGATGCCTACATCTCCGGCGAGATCAGCGAGCGGACCACGCATGTTGCCAGGGAGGAGGGCATTGTGTATTTTGCGGCCGGGCATCATGCCACCGAGCGAGACGGCGTTCGCTTGTTGGGCGATCGGATTGCCAGCCAGTTCGACGTACGGGTGACCTTTGTCGATATCGACAACCCCGTGTGA
- the panC gene encoding pantoate--beta-alanine ligase, translating to MRILRTRAELAQWRAEQQAAGTAIAFVPTMGNLHAGHMRLVDQARQMTRLSSPRAVLVSIFVNPLQFNDPGDLARYPRTETEDCALLTARGVDAVFLPSLETIYPDATADGTGLQVSVMPGPLAEHWEGAARPGHFAGMITVVAKLFQLVRPAVAVFGEKDFQQLQIVRRLVRDLDFDIEIEPVATARADDGLALSSRNRFLTAAERAIAPRLNGELRRAAERIEGRAAPVAQVLAEGIDALTAAGFVIDYFAYCDVDTLLPRQDDGLDDGQDDGQGQGSGILLAAARLGAVRLLDNCRVG from the coding sequence ATGCGGATCTTGCGGACACGCGCGGAGCTCGCCCAGTGGCGCGCCGAGCAGCAGGCGGCCGGAACCGCGATCGCCTTCGTACCGACCATGGGCAATCTGCATGCGGGCCATATGCGCCTGGTCGATCAGGCCCGTCAGATGACCCGGCTGTCTTCGCCGCGGGCCGTACTGGTTTCCATCTTCGTCAACCCGCTCCAGTTCAACGATCCGGGCGATCTGGCCCGCTACCCGCGGACGGAAACGGAGGATTGCGCGCTGCTGACGGCACGCGGCGTCGATGCGGTATTTCTGCCGTCGCTGGAAACCATCTACCCCGATGCCACGGCTGACGGTACCGGCCTGCAGGTCAGCGTGATGCCGGGGCCGCTGGCCGAGCATTGGGAAGGTGCGGCGCGGCCGGGGCACTTTGCGGGCATGATCACCGTGGTCGCCAAGCTGTTTCAACTGGTGCGGCCCGCAGTGGCCGTGTTCGGCGAGAAGGATTTTCAGCAGTTGCAGATCGTGCGGCGGCTGGTGCGCGATCTGGATTTCGATATCGAAATCGAGCCCGTGGCCACCGCGCGGGCGGACGACGGCCTGGCGCTTAGCTCCCGCAACCGTTTCCTGACCGCTGCCGAGCGGGCAATTGCACCGCGGCTGAATGGCGAGCTTCGCCGCGCGGCGGAACGCATCGAAGGGCGTGCGGCCCCCGTGGCCCAGGTGCTCGCCGAAGGCATCGATGCCTTGACCGCTGCAGGATTCGTTATCGATTATTTCGCGTATTGCGATGTCGATACCCTGTTGCCCCGCCAAGATGACGGCCTGGATGACGGCCAGGATGACGGCCAGGGACAAGGGTCGGGAATCCTGTTGGCAGCCGCCCGTCTGGGTGCTGTCCGGTTGCTGGACAATTGCCGCGTCGGCTAG
- a CDS encoding acetyl-CoA carboxylase carboxyltransferase subunit alpha, giving the protein MNPNYLEFEQPIAELDAKIRELRLMDNTAGLDINEEIARLEAKSTELTRSIFSNLTAWQINQIARHPQRPYTFDYVQHLCTDFVELHGDRAFADDQAIVGGMARFDGIPVMIIGHQKGRDTKEKIRRNFGMPRPEGYRKAKRLMELAAKFKLPVLTFIDTPGAYPGIDAEERGQSEAIARNLYVMADLPTPIIVTVIGEGGSGGALAIGVGDHVMQLQYGTYSVISPEGCASILYKSAEQAPEAAEALGITAPRLLELGLIDEVVPEPCGGAHRDIPLMAQTLKASIKRALLKQMNRPTSALLTRRYERLMSYGQFLEE; this is encoded by the coding sequence ATGAATCCCAATTACCTTGAATTTGAACAGCCTATCGCGGAACTGGATGCAAAAATCCGCGAACTGCGGTTGATGGACAACACCGCCGGTTTGGACATCAACGAGGAAATTGCGCGTCTTGAAGCCAAGAGCACGGAATTGACGCGGTCGATTTTCAGCAACCTCACCGCCTGGCAGATCAACCAGATCGCCCGCCATCCCCAGCGCCCCTATACCTTCGACTACGTCCAGCACCTGTGTACGGATTTCGTCGAGCTGCACGGCGATCGCGCCTTTGCGGACGATCAGGCGATCGTGGGCGGCATGGCCCGGTTCGACGGCATTCCGGTCATGATCATCGGCCATCAGAAGGGCCGGGATACCAAGGAAAAGATCCGGCGAAACTTCGGGATGCCCCGTCCCGAGGGTTACCGCAAGGCCAAGCGACTCATGGAGCTGGCCGCCAAGTTCAAGCTCCCGGTACTGACCTTCATCGACACGCCGGGCGCCTACCCGGGCATCGATGCCGAGGAGCGGGGACAGAGCGAGGCCATTGCCCGCAACCTGTACGTGATGGCCGACCTGCCGACGCCGATCATCGTGACGGTGATCGGCGAGGGTGGTTCGGGCGGCGCTCTGGCCATCGGTGTCGGCGATCATGTGATGCAGTTGCAGTACGGCACCTACTCGGTGATTTCCCCCGAAGGTTGCGCGTCGATCCTCTACAAGAGTGCCGAGCAGGCGCCCGAGGCGGCTGAGGCACTGGGCATCACCGCCCCGCGTCTGCTGGAACTCGGTTTGATCGACGAAGTGGTGCCCGAGCCCTGCGGCGGCGCCCATCGGGATATCCCCCTCATGGCGCAGACCCTCAAGGCCTCGATCAAGCGGGCCCTGCTCAAGCAGATGAACCGACCGACAAGTGCCCTGTTGACCCGTCGCTACGAGCGGCTCATGAGCTACGGACAGTTCCTGGAAGAGTAA
- the tilS gene encoding tRNA lysidine(34) synthetase TilS yields MAVDHTEFPAQARVVLASSGGADSLGALIRLQELHARGDIHHLSVVSVDHQIHPESASWSDLACAQAQHLGVSAHTLRVNVPPQTEHGHRSLEARARAARYQALADWMTTQPPSGVLVTAHHAEDQAETVLLAALRGSGAAGLAAMPVWSRFANGWHWRPFLDMPRAELRAPAEQSGLGFVSDPSNADLRHDRNYLRAEILPRLNVRWPQAVARLDQTAAQAGEDLTLLSALAELDAGGTLDGTDLPTVRLIGLPLARQTNVLRAWIRRRGALMPPRARLQSFVDQLQQSASARMPTLAWGDWRITRYRDRLYWRTGDESTPATPVVWADKRQPVAWTNSRVWRLVPTNSSDPLAIDARWLTRDWLLRARQPQDRIRTQAKRPSRTLKNWFQAQGVPPWSRESAVVIEIDGQLACLATLGVDLAFRPAHGAPGWRVEAVPTAPVVQLPPDDLTG; encoded by the coding sequence ATGGCGGTGGATCATACCGAATTTCCTGCGCAGGCTCGGGTCGTTCTCGCCAGTTCGGGCGGGGCGGATTCCCTGGGCGCGCTCATTCGCCTGCAGGAACTGCACGCCCGGGGCGATATTCATCATCTGAGCGTCGTGAGCGTGGATCATCAGATCCATCCGGAGTCCGCTTCCTGGAGCGATCTGGCCTGTGCCCAGGCGCAGCACCTCGGGGTATCGGCACATACGCTCCGGGTGAACGTTCCGCCGCAGACCGAGCACGGTCACCGCTCACTGGAGGCCCGCGCCCGCGCGGCGCGCTACCAGGCCCTTGCCGATTGGATGACAACGCAGCCCCCATCGGGCGTGCTCGTGACGGCGCACCATGCCGAGGATCAGGCCGAAACCGTCCTGCTTGCTGCCCTGCGCGGCAGTGGAGCCGCAGGTCTTGCCGCCATGCCCGTCTGGTCGCGTTTTGCCAACGGCTGGCATTGGCGTCCCTTCCTGGACATGCCCCGGGCCGAATTGCGCGCACCGGCCGAGCAGAGCGGTCTCGGTTTCGTGAGCGACCCCAGCAACGCCGACTTGCGCCATGACCGCAACTACCTTCGCGCCGAGATTCTGCCGCGCTTGAACGTCCGGTGGCCGCAGGCCGTCGCCCGACTGGATCAGACCGCCGCGCAGGCAGGCGAGGATCTGACGCTGCTCTCCGCCCTGGCCGAACTGGATGCCGGGGGGACTCTGGATGGAACGGATCTGCCGACCGTGCGTCTGATTGGTCTGCCACTCGCCCGGCAAACAAACGTCCTTCGGGCCTGGATTCGGCGTCGCGGGGCGTTGATGCCGCCTCGGGCCCGCCTCCAGTCCTTCGTGGATCAACTGCAGCAGTCCGCCTCGGCGCGGATGCCCACGCTAGCCTGGGGCGATTGGCGCATCACGCGCTATCGGGATCGTCTGTACTGGCGGACGGGCGACGAATCGACGCCGGCGACACCGGTCGTCTGGGCGGACAAGCGACAGCCTGTGGCCTGGACGAACAGCCGTGTCTGGCGGCTCGTACCCACGAACTCGTCGGACCCGCTGGCCATCGATGCCCGCTGGCTGACACGGGATTGGCTGTTGCGCGCGCGTCAACCGCAGGACCGGATCCGTACCCAGGCCAAGCGCCCATCGCGCACCCTGAAGAACTGGTTTCAGGCGCAGGGCGTGCCGCCGTGGTCACGGGAGTCGGCTGTGGTCATCGAAATCGACGGGCAGCTGGCCTGCCTTGCGACGTTGGGGGTGGATCTCGCGTTCCGACCCGCCCATGGTGCCCCCGGTTGGCGGGTGGAGGCGGTCCCGACCGCGCCCGTGGTACAGTTGCCGCCGGATGACCTGACCGGCTGA